CAAAGACCCTCGGACTCTACGGCACCTATATCGCCGACGACGGCTTCTACGTCGATGCGGTGCTCAAGTACATGTGGATGAAAAACGATTTCGACGTGCTCGACACCAACGGCGACCGCGTTACGGGAGACGACCTCTCCACCGGCGGCGTCGGACTTTCGCTTGAACTCGGCAAACGGTTCCGGTTCACGAAAAACGAGAAGGGCGAAAACTGGTACATCGAGCCGCAGGCACAGCTCAGCTACACCCGTCAGGACGGCGGCTTTTTCACCGCCAGCAACGGCCTGAGGATCGGCGTTGACAGCTTCAACTCACTGCTCGGACGCCTCGGGATGCTGGCCGGATATGAGACGCCAAAGTCGAATTTCTACGCGAAGGTCTCCTACGTGAAAGAGTTTGACGGGGACGTCAATATCATCGCGAACAACGTCAGCATACCGGAGTCCTTCGGCGACAGCTGGTGGGAGTACGGACTCGGATTCACCACCAGACTTAACGACCACAACAGCATATACATGAGCCTGGAGCGCTCCTCGGGCG
The Cloacibacillus sp. genome window above contains:
- a CDS encoding autotransporter outer membrane beta-barrel domain-containing protein translates to KTLGLYGTYIADDGFYVDAVLKYMWMKNDFDVLDTNGDRVTGDDLSTGGVGLSLELGKRFRFTKNEKGENWYIEPQAQLSYTRQDGGFFTASNGLRIGVDSFNSLLGRLGMLAGYETPKSNFYAKVSYVKEFDGDVNIIANNVSIPESFGDSWWEYGLGFTTRLNDHNSIYMSLERSSGGKFTEPWKVYAGWRIDV